In Hymenobacter volaticus, the genomic window GTCATAGCCGCTGTGTGGATAAGATGCGTTGGCTGCTCCTGCGCTACTACCCTTTCCACCTGTTGCGGATTAGTCACGTCCAGCGGCACGAAGCGAACATCAGGATAGAGTTCGGCGAGTTTGTTGTGACCACGAGAAGTTGCTATAAGTTCTACCCCAGGCTGTTGCCGTAGCAGTACAACCAGCTTCTGGCCTAGCAAGCCGTTGGAACCTGTAATCAGAATGCGCATAACTGAATAGCTTAATAGGCTGGTCGTTCAGCGAGATATTGGACAGCTAGCCATTTAACAAGGCAGCCATCAGACGCTTCACTGGTACTGATACCCGTACAACTCCGTAATCTTCTTCTTTTTAACCTTCTCTACTTTCATCGTCATTTTGATGTCGGTCAGAGGCCGGTCACGTTCGTTTTTAGGTTGAGTGGCAATCTTATCTAGCACGTCGAGGCCGCTGATTACTTGGCCATACACCGTGTACTGGCCGTCGAGGTGAGGCGTGCCTTGATGGTTTTGCACCAAGAAGAACTGCGAGGAGCTACTAGCACGCTCCGGATTCACGAAATCGCCTTGGCGAGCGGCTGATACGGCGCCAAATTTGTGCTTGAATTCAGGTCGAATTTCAGCTGGAATAGT contains:
- a CDS encoding peptidylprolyl isomerase, encoding MNLTSRFSALLCAVMLLLTAPVLHAAKRPKFSKKDQLVTISTSLGDIKLILFDATPKHKANFLKLAESGFYNGTTFHRVIPNFMIQGGDANSKDSDPDNDGMGQPDAPTIPAEIRPEFKHKFGAVSAARQGDFVNPERASSSSQFFLVQNHQGTPHLDGQYTVYGQVISGLDVLDKIATQPKNERDRPLTDIKMTMKVEKVKKKKITELYGYQYQ